A region of Dioscorea cayenensis subsp. rotundata cultivar TDr96_F1 chromosome 5, TDr96_F1_v2_PseudoChromosome.rev07_lg8_w22 25.fasta, whole genome shotgun sequence DNA encodes the following proteins:
- the LOC120260220 gene encoding protein LTV1 homolog, producing the protein MGKKKFINKRNSATFRLLARDSSTVYTEGGAPALPDRVFVRVDNNSYLSHGFLDDEVERQDVYHDCGGNSDSIFADASDDTGAGDFVGSLHPLIVDCASSAGSNGALPDHVRKEILELGFPDDGYNYLNHLREIRNSGGGYAYYHNSKARLDLVGADVKAYDASRLRVSGEEASSSGMYTVAAKTVAVTVKKALDPDVLRLLNDDNDDLSRFVSDVEDLEEDFCSPGQLYRRRGPRRGRTRGVEKPRAPRLLDEQFDLLTLREYDTDSESDNAVIEDEPLANKLNCVLQGRAIDDLELEGSYKAPGDFVNGNQGSGADKQPDDSAELIRKCVEYAQMYCDENHVDEEMVLVPESSDESEVWDCETIVSTYSNLDNHPGKIHTPSNQKKLPATGDGISKSNIIALRGKEKLPVDFLPHNKPSVEKPKRTVSAEANKPRSRQHCSESKEEKKERKAALKEEKKEARRAKKDLKVLYKCETQKAQKVAAVSGPSSIHLM; encoded by the exons ATGGGGAAGAAGAAATTCATCAATAAGAGGAACTCAGCTACCTTCCGCCTCTTAGCTCGCGATTCGTCTACCGTCTATACGGAAGGTGGCGCGCCGGCTCTACCTGATCGCGTTTTTGTTCGGGTTGACAACAACTCCTATTTATCTCACGGCTTTCTGGATGACGAGGTCGAGCGCCAAGATGTCTACCACGATTGCGGCGGCAACTCCGACTCCATCTTTGCTGATGCATCTGATGATACAGGCGCTGGAGATTTTGTTGGTTCTCTTCACCCATTGATTGTCGATTGTGCTAGCAGTGCAGGATCCAACGGGGCTCTCCCGGACCATGTGAGAAAAGAAATCCTGGAGTTGGGGTTTCCTGATGATggctataattatttaaatcacCTGAGGGAAATCAGAAATTCTGGTGGTGGATACGCCTATTATCACAACAGCAAGGCCAGGCTCGATCTTGTCGGGGCAGATGTCAAG GCTTATGACGCTTCTAGGCTGCGGGTCAGTGGTGAAGAGGCCAGCAGCAGTGGTATGTACACTGTTGCGGCAAAGACAGTTGCTGTGACTGTGAAGAAGGCGTTGGATCCTGATGTTTTGAGGTTGCtcaatgatgataatgatgatttgTCTAGGTTTGTTTCTGACGTGGAGGACTTGGAGGAGGATTTTTGTAGTCCGGGCCAATTGTATAGAAGGAGAGGACCAAGAAGAGGTAGa ACTCGAGGTGTTGAGAAGCCAAGGGCTCCTCGACTTCTTGATGAACAGTTTGATCTG CTCACTCTTCGAGAATATGACACAGACAGTGAAAGTGATAATGCTGTTATAGAAGATGAACCGCTTGCTAATAAACTTAATTGTGTCCTTCAAGGGCGTGCAATTGATGATTTAGAGCTTGAAGGCAGTTATAAAGCTCCTGGTGATTTTGTCAATGGGAATCAAGGGTCAGGTGCAGATAAACAGCCAGATGATTCTGCTGAGCTAATTCGTAAGTGTGTGGAGTATGCACAAATGTACTGCGATGAAAATcatgttgatgaagaaatgGTGTTAGTACCTGAAAGCAGCGATGAATCAGAAGTTTGGGACTGTGAGACTATTGTTTCCACATACTCAAATCTTGACAATCACCCTGGGAAGATTCATACTCCATCAAACCAAAAGAAGCTTCCAGCAACTGGTGATGGCATATCAAAGAGCAACATCATTGCTCTCCGTGGAAAGGAGAAGTTACCAGTGGACTTTTTGCCACACAACAAGCCAAGTGTTGAGAAACCAAAGAGAACAGTGAGTGCAGAAGCTAATAAGCCGAGGAGTAGACAACATTGTTCGGAGtcaaaagaggaaaagaaagagcGCAAG GCTGctctaaaagaagaaaaaaaagaagctcGTCGTGCAAAGAAAGACTTGAAAGTTTTGTACAAATGTGAAACTCAGAAAGCTCAGAAGGTTGCTGCTGTTAGTGGTCCATCTTCTATCCATCTTATGTGA